One window of Alkaliphilus metalliredigens QYMF genomic DNA carries:
- the rpoN gene encoding RNA polymerase factor sigma-54 yields the protein MGYNLQLEQSQKLIMTPQLKQAIQILQFPTIELDQYIQDQIEKNPVLELSNEKEPGRELDKGIEDKKKEVDWKEYIKDMQNHGYSKGYAHSDENEFNYENIISSDVNLQEHLLFQFHVTLLDREYNEIGEYIICNLDENGYLTLSIEEIAKDLRVGINLVEDVLHIIQTFEPPGVAARNLTECLTLQLNSLAIEDQRVYDIVEKYLELMASNKYPVIAKKMKISVNKVQEICDFIRTLEPKPGREFATNESSYVIPDVVVKKIDDEYVIIVNDYSAPRLTIRQDYQKLMTNECENSETVKFLNDKFNAAAWLIKSIEQRRNTIYRVVESIMSKQRSFFEHGKKHLRPMTLKEIAEEIDVHESTVSRATNGKYVETPIGIFELKYFFTSGVGGDVGVEGTSSKTIKAFISEIIQKENPKKPLSDDKIVKELATRAMHLSRRTVAKYRDDLRIPSSSKRKRY from the coding sequence ATGGGATATAATTTACAATTAGAACAGTCTCAAAAGTTAATTATGACACCTCAGTTAAAACAAGCGATCCAGATTTTACAATTTCCAACAATTGAATTAGATCAATATATTCAGGATCAGATCGAGAAGAACCCTGTTCTTGAATTGAGTAATGAAAAGGAACCAGGTCGTGAGCTAGATAAGGGAATTGAGGATAAAAAGAAAGAAGTAGACTGGAAAGAGTATATTAAAGATATGCAAAATCATGGTTATTCAAAAGGATATGCCCATTCCGATGAAAATGAATTTAACTATGAAAATATTATCTCAAGTGATGTAAACCTACAGGAACATTTATTATTTCAATTTCACGTAACCCTGTTAGATAGAGAATACAATGAAATCGGAGAGTATATTATTTGTAATCTTGATGAAAATGGATATCTGACCCTTTCAATTGAGGAAATTGCCAAGGATCTGAGGGTGGGAATCAACCTTGTGGAGGATGTATTACACATTATTCAAACATTCGAACCCCCAGGAGTGGCAGCTAGAAATTTAACAGAATGTTTGACATTACAACTCAACAGTTTAGCAATAGAAGATCAACGGGTGTATGATATCGTGGAGAAATATTTGGAGCTCATGGCTTCCAATAAATATCCAGTGATTGCAAAAAAAATGAAGATTTCTGTTAATAAAGTTCAAGAAATTTGTGACTTTATTAGAACCCTAGAGCCAAAACCTGGAAGGGAATTTGCAACAAACGAATCTAGCTATGTGATACCGGATGTTGTAGTGAAAAAAATTGATGATGAATATGTCATCATTGTAAATGATTATAGTGCACCTCGATTGACCATTAGACAGGATTATCAAAAACTGATGACAAATGAATGTGAAAATTCCGAGACTGTGAAGTTTTTAAATGATAAATTCAACGCTGCAGCATGGTTGATCAAAAGCATTGAACAGCGGAGAAACACAATTTACAGAGTGGTAGAGAGTATTATGAGTAAACAGCGTTCCTTTTTTGAGCATGGCAAAAAGCACTTAAGGCCTATGACTTTAAAAGAAATAGCTGAAGAGATTGATGTCCATGAGTCTACGGTCAGTCGTGCCACCAACGGTAAATATGTAGAAACCCCTATTGGTATTTTTGAATTGAAATATTTCTTTACCAGTGGTGTAGGAGGAGACGTTGGCGTTGAAGGGACTTCATCTAAAACCATCAAAGCCTTTATCAGTGAAATTATTCAAAAAGAAAATCCAAAAAAGCCATTAAGTGATGATAAAATTGTTAAAGAACTGGCAACGAGAGCCATGCATTTATCTAGAAGGACTGTGGCCAAATATCGTGACGACCTGAGAATCCCCTCCTCTTCAAAGCGCAAGCGTTATTGA
- a CDS encoding sugar-binding transcriptional regulator, with the protein MEKMIQLQKKIAPEIFETLDKRYNILRNIHLFQPIGRRVLANKIEIGERIVRAETDFLKDQNMIEVSTAGMTVTSEGEEVIEGLRELLYTTRGIVDLEEKVRVKLGIDRVLITPGNLEEDEYVLEDLGKIAGKLIEKLAKDNTIIGVTGGTTMAAVGKKIPRQSKHKGIMVVPARGGLGREVENQANTISAEMARQLNADYRLLHASDTLGEKALESILQDPEIKEVIGIIKSADLLVFGIGRADKMAQRRELPDETVKKLERLKAVSEAFGYYFNRNGEIVHETNSIGIKFQEFQQIPNAIGVAGGVGKVEAILAISHLKKNMTLVTDEAAALEILKNSQY; encoded by the coding sequence ATGGAAAAAATGATCCAATTACAAAAGAAAATTGCACCTGAAATTTTCGAAACATTAGATAAAAGATACAATATCCTGAGAAATATTCATCTTTTTCAACCTATTGGGAGGCGTGTTTTGGCCAATAAAATAGAGATTGGTGAAAGAATTGTCAGAGCAGAAACAGACTTTTTAAAGGATCAAAACATGATTGAAGTAAGCACTGCAGGCATGACGGTTACCTCGGAAGGAGAAGAGGTCATCGAAGGGTTAAGAGAACTATTGTACACCACTAGAGGCATTGTAGACCTAGAGGAAAAGGTGAGAGTAAAGCTTGGCATTGACAGGGTACTGATTACCCCGGGAAACCTAGAGGAAGATGAATATGTACTAGAGGACCTAGGAAAAATAGCCGGAAAATTAATAGAAAAGCTTGCAAAGGACAACACTATAATAGGTGTCACTGGTGGGACAACGATGGCTGCAGTGGGTAAAAAAATTCCCAGACAGTCAAAACATAAGGGTATTATGGTTGTACCAGCTCGAGGTGGATTAGGCAGAGAGGTAGAGAATCAAGCGAATACAATTTCTGCAGAAATGGCCAGACAGCTAAATGCCGATTATCGTCTACTTCATGCCTCGGATACTCTAGGGGAAAAAGCCCTGGAAAGTATTTTACAGGATCCGGAGATCAAAGAGGTGATTGGGATTATCAAATCAGCAGATTTACTGGTATTTGGTATTGGTAGAGCAGACAAAATGGCCCAGAGAAGAGAACTACCTGATGAAACAGTAAAAAAGCTAGAAAGACTAAAGGCAGTTTCAGAGGCCTTTGGATATTATTTCAATCGTAATGGAGAAATTGTCCATGAGACAAATTCTATAGGGATCAAGTTTCAAGAGTTTCAACAGATCCCAAATGCCATTGGGGTGGCAGGGGGAGTTGGAAAGGTAGAGGCGATTTTAGCGATTTCTCACCTGAAAAAGAATATGACATTAGTCACCGATGAAGCCGCTGCCTTAGAAATTCTAAAAAACAGTCAATACTAG
- a CDS encoding ABC transporter permease produces MDTVYSMLVLTLIFSTPIIITSLGGLFSERSGVVNIALEGLMMFGGFGAATAVVFLGNTPVAPWLALVVGMILGTLVSIIHAYLSINLNADQIISGTAINLLATGGTIYLAQIIFGQQRTANFTNSFRKTTYPVLSDIPVIGNIFFRNIYPTVYLAFALVLIGWYVLYKTPFGLRLRATGEHPHAVDSMGISVKKMRYIGVMISGALAGLGGGILVLTQDTQYTVMSISGTGFIALAALIFGRWRPAGILGASLFFGFSRIFSIYSNSFSALRRFPNEFFFALPYLLTIVALVIFSSQSVGPKAAGKAYDKGER; encoded by the coding sequence ATGGATACAGTTTATTCAATGTTGGTCTTAACACTTATTTTTTCCACTCCAATTATTATAACCTCCTTAGGCGGATTGTTTTCAGAACGTAGTGGTGTCGTTAACATTGCACTTGAAGGGTTAATGATGTTTGGTGGTTTCGGAGCTGCCACAGCAGTTGTTTTTTTAGGAAATACGCCCGTTGCTCCTTGGTTAGCCCTTGTAGTCGGCATGATATTGGGTACATTAGTGTCAATCATTCATGCATATTTAAGTATTAACTTGAATGCCGATCAAATTATATCAGGAACCGCAATAAACTTATTAGCAACCGGTGGGACCATTTACCTGGCACAGATCATCTTTGGGCAACAAAGAACAGCCAACTTTACCAATAGCTTTAGAAAAACCACTTATCCTGTATTAAGTGATATACCCGTAATTGGAAATATCTTTTTTAGAAACATCTATCCCACAGTATACCTTGCTTTTGCCTTGGTCTTAATTGGGTGGTATGTTCTGTATAAGACGCCATTTGGATTAAGGCTCAGGGCAACAGGAGAGCATCCTCATGCGGTGGATAGTATGGGTATTAGTGTAAAAAAAATGAGATATATAGGGGTAATGATCTCAGGTGCCCTAGCAGGCCTTGGTGGGGGAATCCTCGTGTTAACCCAAGATACCCAATACACTGTAATGAGTATCAGTGGTACCGGGTTTATAGCCCTTGCAGCACTCATATTTGGGAGATGGAGACCCGCTGGAATTCTTGGTGCAAGCCTATTCTTTGGATTCTCCAGGATCTTTAGTATCTATTCTAACAGCTTTTCGGCCTTACGTAGATTTCCCAATGAATTTTTCTTTGCGTTACCCTATCTATTAACCATTGTAGCCCTTGTCATATTTAGTAGCCAATCCGTTGGACCAAAGGCAGCGGGGAAAGCCTATGATAAAGGAGAACGATAG